The following are encoded in a window of Ensifer adhaerens genomic DNA:
- a CDS encoding DUF736 domain-containing protein, translating into MATIGTFTSTENGFNGSIRTLALNVKARIARIESPSDKGPHFRIYAGNVEFGAAWQKSSEQTGKDYLSVKLDDPSFPAPIYATLAAVEGEDGYQLIWSRPNRD; encoded by the coding sequence ATGGCTACCATCGGCACTTTCACCTCCACTGAAAATGGCTTCAACGGCTCGATCCGCACCCTGGCCCTCAACGTCAAGGCTCGCATCGCCCGGATCGAATCTCCTTCCGACAAGGGCCCCCACTTCCGCATCTATGCCGGCAACGTCGAGTTCGGGGCGGCCTGGCAGAAGAGCTCCGAGCAGACCGGTAAAGACTACCTCTCGGTCAAGCTCGATGATCCAAGCTTTCCTGCTCCGATCTACGCAACACTTGCGGCAGTCGAAGGTGAAGATGGCTACCAGCTGATCTGGTCGCGTCCTAACCGGGACTAA